One window from the genome of Trabulsiella odontotermitis encodes:
- the argD gene encoding bifunctional acetylornithine/succinyldiaminopimelate transaminase: MATEQPAITRATFDEVILPIYAPAEFIPVKGKGSRVWDQQGKEYIDFAGGIAVTALGHCHPQLVAALHAQGETLWHTSNVFTNEPALRLGRKLVDATFAERVVFMNSGTEANETAFKLARYYASTRHSPYKTKIIAFHNAFHGRSLFTVSVGGQPKYSDGFGPKPADIIHVPFNDLHAVEAVMDDHTCAVVVEPVQGEGGVTAATPAFLQGLRDLCDKHQALLVFDEVQCGMGRTGSLFAYMHYGVTPDILTSAKALGGGFPISAMLTTEEIASAFHVGSHGSTYGGNPLACAVAGAAFDIINTPEVLSGIQVKRERFVQHLQQIDAQYDLFSDIRGMGLLIGAELKPQYQGRARDFLYAAADAGVMVLNAGPDVMRFAPSLVIDEADIDEGMARLAQAVKAVIAA, translated from the coding sequence ATGGCAACTGAACAACCTGCAATTACCCGCGCAACATTCGATGAAGTGATATTGCCCATTTATGCGCCAGCGGAATTTATTCCGGTGAAGGGCAAAGGCAGTCGGGTATGGGATCAGCAGGGCAAAGAATACATTGATTTCGCGGGCGGCATTGCGGTCACCGCGCTGGGGCATTGTCATCCACAACTGGTGGCAGCGCTGCATGCGCAGGGCGAAACGCTGTGGCATACCAGCAACGTGTTTACCAATGAACCAGCGCTGCGTCTCGGTCGTAAGCTTGTCGACGCCACCTTTGCTGAGCGCGTGGTGTTTATGAATTCCGGGACAGAAGCGAACGAAACCGCCTTCAAGCTGGCGCGCTACTATGCCTCGACGCGTCACAGCCCTTATAAAACCAAAATCATTGCCTTCCACAACGCATTTCACGGGCGCTCGCTGTTTACCGTTTCCGTCGGCGGCCAGCCGAAGTATTCCGACGGCTTTGGCCCGAAACCGGCCGATATCATCCACGTGCCGTTCAACGATCTGCATGCGGTAGAAGCGGTGATGGACGATCACACCTGCGCGGTGGTGGTGGAGCCGGTTCAGGGCGAAGGCGGCGTAACGGCGGCAACACCTGCGTTTCTGCAAGGGCTGCGTGACCTGTGCGATAAGCATCAGGCACTGCTGGTGTTTGATGAAGTGCAATGCGGCATGGGGCGCACCGGCTCGCTGTTCGCCTATATGCACTATGGCGTGACGCCAGATATTCTCACCAGCGCGAAAGCCCTGGGCGGCGGTTTCCCCATCAGCGCGATGCTGACAACAGAGGAGATCGCCAGCGCGTTTCATGTGGGTTCTCACGGCTCCACCTACGGCGGTAACCCGCTGGCCTGTGCGGTGGCTGGCGCGGCGTTTGACATCATTAATACGCCGGAAGTGCTGAGCGGTATCCAGGTGAAACGTGAGCGCTTTGTGCAGCATTTACAGCAGATCGACGCGCAATACGATCTGTTCAGCGATATTCGTGGCATGGGGCTACTGATTGGCGCGGAGCTGAAACCACAGTATCAGGGCCGGGCGCGGGACTTCCTCTACGCCGCGGCAGATGCAGGGGTCATGGTGCTCAATGCCGGGCCGGATGTCATGCGTTTTGCGCCATCGCTGGTGATTGACGAGGCCGATATTGACGAAGGCATGGCACGCCTGGCGCAGGCGGTGAAAGCCGTTATTGCGGCATAG
- a CDS encoding YccS/YhfK family putative transporter — translation MWRRLIYHPEVNYALRQTLVLSLPVIVGLLFGQLQHGLLFSLVPACCNIAGLDTPHKRFFKRLIIGGTLFAGCSLIVQLLLARDVPLPVILTSLTLLLGVTAEISPLHARLLPASLIAAIFTLSLAGNMPVWQPLLLYALGTLWYGLFNWFWFWMWKEQPLRESLSLFYRQLAEYCEAKYSMLTQHTDPNTALPPLLTRQQKTVDLITQCYQQLHMLAANKNRDYKRLLRAFQVGLDLQEHISVSLHQPEEVQKLVERSHAEAVIRWNAQTVAARLRVLADDILYHRYPSRFSMDKQIGALEKIADQHPDNPVGQFCAWHFSRIARVLRTQRPLYPRDLMADKTRRLPVFPALKSYLSLKSSALRSAARISVMLSIASLMGTALHLPKPYWILMTILLVTQNGYGATRVRIFHRAAGTLAGLFIVGAALHFHVPESYTLSAMLVITLVSYLIIRKNYGWATVGFTVTAVFTIQILTLNGEEFIVARFIDTVIGCLIAFGGMVWLWPQWQSGLLRKNAMDALEADQDAIRLILSDDPQAPALAYQRMRVNQAHNALFNSLNQAMQEPGFNTRYLEDMKLWVTHSQFIVEHINAMTTLAREHTMLTPDLAQRYLQSCEIALQRCQQRLEYDEAGSSGDANIMESPETLSHGALSTMEQHLQRVLGHLNTMHTISSVAWRQRPHHGIWLTKRFGKTMPQ, via the coding sequence ATGTGGCGTCGACTGATTTATCACCCGGAAGTTAACTACGCACTGCGACAGACGCTGGTGTTGTCTCTCCCTGTGATTGTGGGTCTGCTTTTCGGTCAGCTACAGCACGGTTTACTCTTCTCGCTGGTCCCCGCCTGCTGCAACATCGCCGGGCTGGATACACCGCATAAACGCTTTTTCAAACGCCTGATTATTGGCGGCACGCTGTTCGCGGGTTGCAGCCTGATAGTCCAGTTATTGCTGGCCCGCGACGTTCCGCTGCCCGTGATCCTCACCAGTCTGACCCTGCTACTGGGTGTCACGGCGGAGATCAGTCCGCTGCATGCCCGCCTGCTGCCAGCCTCACTCATCGCCGCTATTTTTACGCTCAGTCTGGCGGGAAACATGCCGGTCTGGCAGCCACTGCTGCTCTATGCGCTCGGCACGCTATGGTATGGGCTGTTTAACTGGTTCTGGTTCTGGATGTGGAAAGAGCAGCCACTGCGTGAATCCCTGAGCCTGTTCTACCGCCAACTGGCGGAATACTGTGAAGCCAAATACAGCATGCTGACGCAGCACACCGACCCGAACACCGCGCTTCCGCCGTTACTGACGCGCCAGCAAAAAACGGTGGATTTGATCACCCAGTGTTACCAGCAGCTTCATATGTTGGCCGCCAATAAAAACCGCGATTACAAACGTCTGCTGCGTGCATTTCAGGTTGGGCTGGATTTACAGGAGCATATTTCCGTCAGCCTCCACCAGCCCGAAGAGGTGCAGAAACTGGTGGAGCGCAGCCACGCGGAAGCGGTAATTCGCTGGAACGCACAGACTGTCGCCGCACGTCTGCGGGTGCTGGCGGACGACATCCTCTATCATCGCTACCCCAGCCGCTTCAGTATGGATAAGCAAATCGGCGCGCTGGAGAAAATCGCCGATCAGCACCCCGATAACCCGGTCGGCCAGTTCTGCGCCTGGCATTTCAGCCGCATTGCCCGCGTTCTGCGCACCCAGCGACCGCTCTATCCGCGCGATCTGATGGCCGACAAAACACGCCGTCTGCCGGTGTTCCCGGCGCTGAAAAGTTATCTGTCGCTGAAATCCTCCGCGCTGCGTAGCGCCGCGCGGATCAGCGTCATGTTAAGCATCGCCAGCCTGATGGGGACCGCGCTGCATCTGCCAAAACCGTACTGGATCCTGATGACCATCCTGCTGGTGACGCAAAACGGGTATGGCGCGACGCGAGTACGTATTTTCCATCGCGCCGCCGGAACGCTGGCGGGGTTGTTTATTGTCGGCGCTGCGCTGCACTTCCACGTTCCCGAAAGCTATACGCTGTCGGCGATGCTGGTGATTACGCTCGTCAGCTATCTGATTATTCGCAAAAACTACGGCTGGGCGACCGTCGGCTTTACAGTCACCGCCGTATTCACCATCCAGATACTGACGCTGAACGGCGAGGAATTTATCGTCGCTCGGTTTATCGATACGGTGATTGGCTGTCTGATTGCGTTTGGCGGCATGGTCTGGCTGTGGCCGCAATGGCAAAGCGGGCTGCTGCGTAAAAACGCCATGGATGCGCTGGAAGCGGATCAGGATGCCATCCGCTTAATCCTGAGTGACGATCCGCAAGCCCCGGCGCTGGCGTATCAGCGGATGCGCGTCAATCAGGCGCACAACGCCCTGTTTAACTCGCTCAATCAGGCGATGCAGGAGCCCGGTTTTAACACCCGTTACCTGGAAGATATGAAATTGTGGGTCACGCACAGCCAGTTTATCGTCGAGCATATCAACGCCATGACGACGCTGGCACGCGAACACACTATGCTGACGCCTGATCTGGCGCAACGTTATCTGCAGTCTTGCGAAATTGCTCTGCAGCGCTGCCAACAGCGACTGGAATATGATGAGGCGGGAAGCAGCGGCGATGCCAACATTATGGAGTCGCCGGAAACGCTGTCCCACGGCGCGTTAAGCACCATGGAACAGCATCTTCAGCGTGTGCTGGGGCACCTGAATACCATGCACACTATCTCCTCGGTAGCCTGGCGCCAGCGCCCGCATCACGGCATCTGGCTGACCAAACGCTTCGGAAAAACTATGCCGCAATAA
- the crp gene encoding cAMP-activated global transcriptional regulator CRP — translation MVLGKPQTDPTLEWFLSHCHIHKYPSKSTLIHQGEKAETLYYIVKGSVAVLIKDEEGKEMILSYLNQGDFIGELGLFEEGQERSAWVRAKTACEVAEISYKKFRQLIQVNPDILMRLSSQMARRLQVTSEKVGNLAFLDVTGRIAQTLLNLAKQPDAMTHPDGMQIKITRQEIGQIVGCSRETVGRILKMLEDQNLISAHGKTIVVYGTR, via the coding sequence ATGGTGCTTGGCAAACCGCAAACAGACCCGACACTCGAATGGTTCTTGTCTCATTGCCACATTCATAAGTACCCGTCAAAGAGCACGCTGATTCACCAGGGTGAAAAGGCAGAAACGTTGTATTACATCGTGAAAGGCTCGGTGGCTGTACTCATCAAGGATGAAGAGGGTAAAGAGATGATTCTTTCTTACCTGAACCAGGGCGATTTCATCGGTGAATTAGGCCTCTTTGAAGAGGGGCAGGAACGTAGTGCGTGGGTGCGCGCCAAAACGGCTTGTGAAGTGGCTGAAATTTCCTATAAAAAATTCCGTCAGCTCATCCAGGTTAACCCTGACATCCTGATGCGCCTCTCGTCTCAGATGGCTCGTCGTCTGCAGGTCACTTCCGAGAAAGTGGGTAACCTCGCCTTCCTGGACGTTACCGGCCGTATCGCGCAGACGCTGCTGAACCTGGCCAAACAGCCAGATGCCATGACTCACCCGGACGGCATGCAGATCAAGATCACCCGTCAGGAAATCGGCCAGATCGTCGGCTGCTCCCGCGAAACTGTGGGTCGTATCCTGAAAATGCTGGAAGATCAAAACCTGATCTCCGCGCACGGTAAAACCATCGTCGTATACGGTACCCGCTAA
- a CDS encoding OsmC family protein: protein MQARVKWIEGLTFLGESASGHQILMDGNSGDKAPSPMEMVLMAAGGCSAIDVVSILQKGRNDVTDCEVKLTSERREEAPRYFTSINLHFIVTGKSLKDAAVSRAVDLSAEKYCSVALMLEKAVTITHSYEVIEG, encoded by the coding sequence ATGCAAGCGCGTGTGAAGTGGATTGAGGGGCTGACCTTCCTCGGCGAGTCAGCCTCAGGACATCAAATTCTTATGGATGGGAACTCCGGGGATAAGGCTCCCAGTCCGATGGAAATGGTGCTGATGGCAGCAGGCGGCTGTAGCGCTATCGACGTGGTTTCTATCCTGCAAAAAGGGCGTAACGACGTGACCGATTGTGAGGTCAAACTGACCTCCGAACGCCGCGAAGAAGCCCCCCGTTATTTCACCAGTATTAACCTTCATTTCATTGTGACGGGAAAAAGTCTGAAAGACGCGGCGGTTTCCCGCGCGGTGGATCTTTCAGCGGAAAAATACTGCTCTGTGGCATTGATGCTCGAAAAAGCCGTGACGATTACGCATTCATACGAAGTGATCGAAGGCTAA
- a CDS encoding phosphoribulokinase yields the protein MSAKHPVIAVTGSSGAGTTTTSLAFRKIFAQLELHAAEVEGDSFHRYTRPEMDMAIRKARDLGKHISYFGPEANDFGLLEQTFREYGRSGKGQSRKYLHTYDEAVPWNQVPGTFTPWQPLPEPTDVLFYEGLHGGVVTHDHDVASHVDLLVGVVPIVNLEWIQKLIRDTSERGHSREAVMDSVVRSMEDYINFITPQFSRTHINFQRVPTVDTSNPFAAKGIPSLDESFVVIHFRNLEGIDYPWLLAMLQGSFISHMNTLVVPGGKMGLAMELIMMPLVKRIMEGKKIG from the coding sequence ATGTCTGCCAAACATCCGGTGATTGCCGTCACAGGCTCCAGTGGTGCTGGAACCACGACCACCAGCCTCGCCTTTCGTAAGATCTTCGCCCAACTTGAACTGCATGCGGCCGAAGTGGAAGGTGACAGTTTTCACCGTTATACCCGCCCGGAAATGGACATGGCCATCCGTAAGGCGCGCGACCTGGGAAAGCACATCAGCTATTTTGGTCCCGAGGCGAATGACTTTGGTCTGCTGGAGCAGACTTTCCGCGAATACGGACGTTCCGGGAAAGGTCAATCGCGAAAATATCTGCACACCTATGACGAAGCCGTTCCCTGGAATCAGGTGCCAGGCACCTTTACGCCCTGGCAACCGCTGCCGGAACCGACCGACGTTTTGTTCTATGAAGGGCTGCACGGCGGTGTCGTCACGCACGATCACGATGTCGCCAGCCATGTGGATTTACTGGTCGGTGTGGTGCCTATCGTTAACCTGGAGTGGATCCAGAAACTCATCCGCGATACCAGTGAGCGCGGTCATTCACGCGAAGCGGTGATGGATTCCGTCGTTCGCTCGATGGAAGACTACATTAATTTCATCACACCACAGTTTTCGCGCACCCATATTAACTTCCAGCGCGTGCCAACCGTCGACACCTCCAACCCGTTCGCGGCTAAAGGCATTCCGTCACTGGATGAAAGCTTTGTTGTTATTCATTTCCGTAATCTGGAAGGTATCGATTACCCCTGGCTGCTGGCGATGCTACAGGGCTCGTTCATTTCACATATGAATACGCTGGTGGTGCCGGGCGGCAAAATGGGGCTGGCGATGGAACTGATCATGATGCCGCTGGTGAAGCGGATTATGGAAGGCAAGAAAATCGGTTAA
- a CDS encoding YheU family protein — protein sequence MLIPWQELPPETLDNLIESFVLREGTDYGEHERSLKDKVADVKRQLQNGDAVLIWSELHETVNIMPRSQFHDSPD from the coding sequence ATGTTGATTCCCTGGCAGGAGTTGCCGCCCGAGACGCTGGACAATTTGATTGAAAGCTTTGTCTTACGTGAAGGCACAGACTATGGTGAACATGAACGTTCGCTAAAAGATAAAGTCGCTGACGTCAAACGACAGTTACAAAACGGTGATGCCGTGCTTATCTGGTCTGAACTTCACGAGACGGTCAATATCATGCCCCGCTCGCAGTTCCACGACTCACCCGACTAA
- a CDS encoding hydrolase, translating to MAQITPVEIDIPPDDSAAFIPMRGGSNRHLQTMLPRLIRRKLQFTPHWQRLELPDGDFVDLAWSEDPAQARHKPRLVVFHGLEGSLHSPYAHGLIHAARQRGWLGVVMHFRGCSGEPNRNERIYHSGETEDGTWFLHWLRREFGDVPTAAVGYSLGGNMLGCLLAKEGDAVPLEAAVIVSAPFMLEACSYHMNKGFSRVYQRYLLNLLKANAARKLKAYPGTLPVDLRQLKAVRRIRDFDDLITAKIHGFADALDYYRQCSAMPVLSHVTKPTLIIHSKDDPFMDHHSIPPKTHLPVNVEYQLTEHGGHVGFVGGTWRKPEMWLEKRIPDWLSRWLGVPSC from the coding sequence ATGGCTCAGATTACCCCTGTTGAAATCGACATTCCGCCGGACGACAGCGCCGCATTTATTCCCATGCGGGGTGGCAGCAATCGTCACCTGCAGACGATGCTGCCGCGGCTTATTCGCCGGAAATTACAGTTCACTCCGCACTGGCAGCGGCTGGAGCTCCCTGATGGCGATTTCGTCGATCTGGCCTGGAGCGAAGATCCCGCGCAGGCGCGGCATAAACCCCGCCTGGTGGTGTTCCATGGCCTGGAAGGCAGCCTGCACAGCCCTTATGCACATGGTCTGATTCATGCAGCCAGGCAGCGCGGCTGGTTGGGCGTGGTGATGCATTTTCGCGGCTGCAGCGGTGAACCGAATCGCAACGAACGCATCTACCATTCCGGCGAAACCGAAGACGGTACCTGGTTCCTGCACTGGCTGCGTCGTGAATTTGGCGACGTGCCGACAGCGGCGGTGGGCTATTCCCTCGGCGGCAATATGCTCGGCTGTCTGCTGGCGAAAGAGGGCGATGCGGTTCCGCTGGAGGCGGCGGTCATCGTCTCCGCGCCATTTATGCTCGAAGCCTGCAGCTACCACATGAACAAAGGTTTTTCCCGCGTCTACCAACGCTATCTGTTGAATCTTCTGAAAGCCAACGCCGCGCGGAAGCTGAAGGCCTATCCCGGTACGCTGCCCGTTGATTTACGCCAGTTGAAAGCCGTGCGCCGCATTCGTGACTTCGACGATTTGATCACCGCGAAAATCCACGGTTTCGCCGATGCGCTGGACTATTATCGCCAGTGCAGCGCGATGCCAGTATTAAGCCACGTAACGAAACCGACGCTGATTATCCACTCAAAGGATGATCCGTTTATGGATCACCACTCCATTCCGCCCAAAACGCATCTGCCAGTGAATGTTGAGTATCAACTGACCGAGCATGGTGGCCATGTGGGGTTTGTGGGAGGCACATGGCGTAAGCCGGAGATGTGGCTGGAAAAGCGCATTCCGGACTGGCTGAGCCGCTGGCTGGGGGTACCGTCATGTTGA
- a CDS encoding monooxygenase, whose product MSRKLLQIHFSFNGPFGEEMSRQLVDLARSINEEPGFIWKIWTESEKHHEAGGIYLFESEETALAYVEKHAARLKAFGVEEVISKLFDVNATLTGINHGNI is encoded by the coding sequence ATGTCCAGAAAATTATTGCAGATCCATTTCAGTTTTAACGGCCCGTTTGGCGAGGAGATGTCCCGCCAACTGGTGGATCTTGCCAGGTCGATTAATGAGGAGCCGGGGTTCATCTGGAAGATCTGGACGGAGAGCGAAAAGCACCACGAAGCCGGTGGTATTTACCTGTTTGAATCCGAAGAGACGGCGCTGGCGTACGTGGAAAAACATGCTGCGCGCCTGAAAGCATTTGGCGTCGAGGAGGTGATTTCCAAACTCTTTGATGTGAATGCGACGCTGACGGGCATTAACCACGGCAATATCTGA
- a CDS encoding ABC transporter ATP-binding protein — translation MIVFSSLQIRRGVRVLLENATATINPGQKVGLVGKNGCGKSTLLALLKNEIAADAGSFTYPGNWQLAWVNQETPALPEPALDYVIDGDREYRQLEAELQQANERNDGHAIATVHGKLDAIDAWTIRARASSLLHGLGFSNEQLERPVSDFSGGWRMRLNLAQALICRSDLLLLDEPTNHLDLDAVIWLEKWLRSYQGTLILISHDRDFLDPVVDKIIHIEQETMFEYTGNYSSFERQRATRLAQQQAMYESQQQRVAHLQSYIERFRAKATKARQAQSRIKMLERMELIAPAHVDNPFHFSFRAPESLPNPLLKMEKVSAGYGERIILDSIKLNLVPGSRIGLLGRNGAGKSTLIKLLAGELAPVSGDIGLAKGIKLGYFAQHQLEFLRADESPLQHLARLAPQELEQKLRDYLGGFGFQGDKVSEHTARFSGGEKARLVLALIVWQRPNLLLLDEPTNHLDLDMRQALTEALIEFEGALVVVSHDRHLLRSTTDDLYLVHDGKVEPFDGDLDDYQQWLSDVQKQENQPAETSKDNANSAQARKDQKRRDAELRAQTQPLRKEIARLEKEMEKLHAQLAQAEEKLGDSGLYDPERKNELTACLQQQASAKSGLETCEMAWLEAQEQLEQMQQES, via the coding sequence ATGATTGTTTTCTCCTCGTTACAAATTCGTCGCGGCGTTCGCGTCCTGCTGGAAAACGCCACCGCAACCATCAACCCCGGGCAAAAGGTCGGGCTGGTGGGTAAAAACGGCTGCGGTAAATCCACGCTGCTGGCGCTGCTAAAAAATGAGATCGCCGCCGATGCCGGTAGTTTTACTTATCCAGGAAACTGGCAGCTGGCGTGGGTCAATCAGGAAACACCGGCATTACCGGAACCCGCTTTAGACTATGTCATTGACGGTGACCGCGAATATCGTCAGCTGGAAGCCGAACTTCAGCAAGCCAACGAGCGCAATGACGGCCATGCGATTGCGACCGTCCACGGCAAACTGGACGCCATCGACGCCTGGACCATCCGCGCTCGCGCCTCCAGCCTGCTGCACGGTCTGGGGTTCAGCAATGAACAGCTGGAACGCCCGGTCAGCGATTTCTCCGGTGGCTGGCGCATGCGCCTTAACCTTGCGCAGGCGCTGATTTGCCGCTCCGATCTGCTACTGCTCGATGAACCGACCAACCACCTCGATCTCGACGCGGTGATCTGGCTGGAAAAATGGCTGAGAAGCTATCAGGGCACGCTGATCCTGATCTCTCACGATCGCGACTTTCTGGATCCGGTGGTCGATAAGATTATTCATATCGAGCAGGAAACGATGTTCGAGTACACCGGCAACTACAGCTCGTTCGAGCGTCAACGTGCGACGCGCCTTGCACAACAACAGGCGATGTACGAAAGCCAGCAGCAGCGCGTTGCGCATCTGCAAAGCTACATCGAGCGTTTCCGCGCCAAAGCGACGAAAGCCCGTCAGGCGCAGAGTCGCATTAAAATGCTCGAGCGCATGGAGCTTATTGCGCCTGCGCATGTCGACAACCCGTTCCATTTCAGTTTCCGCGCGCCGGAAAGTCTGCCCAACCCGTTGCTGAAAATGGAAAAGGTCAGCGCGGGCTATGGCGAGCGGATTATCCTCGACTCCATCAAGCTGAATCTGGTGCCGGGCTCGCGCATCGGTCTGCTGGGCCGTAACGGTGCGGGGAAATCGACACTGATTAAGCTGCTGGCGGGCGAACTGGCACCAGTAAGCGGCGACATTGGTCTGGCGAAAGGCATTAAGCTCGGCTACTTCGCGCAGCATCAGCTGGAATTCTTACGCGCCGACGAATCCCCACTTCAGCATCTTGCCCGCCTCGCGCCGCAGGAACTGGAGCAGAAGCTTCGCGATTATCTCGGCGGCTTTGGTTTCCAGGGCGATAAGGTCAGCGAACATACCGCCCGCTTCTCTGGCGGCGAAAAAGCGCGACTGGTGTTGGCGCTGATCGTCTGGCAGCGCCCTAATCTGCTGCTGCTCGACGAACCGACCAACCACCTCGATCTCGACATGCGCCAGGCGCTGACCGAAGCGTTGATCGAATTCGAAGGCGCGCTGGTGGTGGTATCGCACGACCGTCATCTGCTGCGTTCGACGACCGACGATCTTTATCTGGTGCATGATGGTAAAGTGGAACCTTTCGATGGCGATCTGGATGATTATCAGCAATGGCTGAGTGACGTTCAGAAACAGGAAAATCAGCCTGCGGAAACCTCAAAAGACAACGCCAACAGCGCGCAGGCGCGTAAAGACCAGAAGCGCCGTGACGCTGAGCTTCGCGCGCAAACCCAGCCACTGCGTAAAGAGATTGCCCGCTTAGAAAAAGAGATGGAAAAACTGCACGCGCAACTGGCGCAGGCAGAAGAGAAACTCGGCGACAGCGGGTTGTACGATCCCGAACGCAAAAACGAGCTGACGGCATGTCTGCAACAACAGGCCAGCGCAAAGTCAGGTCTCGAGACCTGTGAAATGGCGTGGCTGGAGGCCCAGGAACAGCTCGAACAGATGCAGCAGGAAAGCTAA
- the kefG gene encoding glutathione-regulated potassium-efflux system ancillary protein KefG produces MMSQTAKVLLLYAHPESQDSVANRVLLKPALQLSNVTVHDLYAHYPDFFIDIPREQQLLREHDVIVFQHPLYTYSCPSLLKEWLDRVLSRGFASGVGGNQLAGKYWRSVITTGEPEAAYRHDGLNRYPMSDILRPFELTAAMCRMHWMNPIIIYWARRQPTEALASHAKAYGEWLASPVTTGGL; encoded by the coding sequence ATGATGTCTCAGACAGCGAAGGTTTTGCTGCTGTATGCCCATCCGGAATCTCAGGACTCGGTGGCGAACCGGGTTCTGCTTAAGCCGGCACTGCAGCTCAGTAACGTAACGGTACACGACCTGTACGCACATTATCCTGACTTCTTTATTGATATCCCTCGCGAGCAACAGTTGCTGCGCGAGCACGATGTGATCGTTTTTCAGCACCCGCTGTATACCTACAGTTGTCCGTCGTTACTCAAAGAGTGGCTCGACCGCGTGCTGAGTCGGGGGTTCGCCAGCGGAGTGGGGGGGAACCAACTGGCGGGAAAGTACTGGCGTAGCGTGATCACCACGGGTGAGCCGGAAGCGGCCTATCGTCACGACGGGCTGAATCGCTATCCGATGAGCGACATCCTGCGGCCGTTTGAACTGACGGCGGCGATGTGCCGTATGCACTGGATGAATCCGATCATTATTTACTGGGCCCGCCGTCAACCGACGGAAGCGCTGGCCAGCCACGCTAAAGCCTATGGCGAATGGCTGGCGTCACCTGTTACGACGGGAGGTCTTTAA